Proteins from one Prosthecobacter sp. genomic window:
- a CDS encoding putative 4-mercaptohistidine N1-methyltransferase, with amino-acid sequence MNIYETRRLLDEYLLFHYGQPAEVLPWENGPREALGFPVRTVMELIDLPRTPCEAVALDLGCAVGRSSFELANFGVSVLGMDYSQSFVDAAAVMARDGSMNYERVDEGSARTALVARVPENLRRDRVRFEQGDAMNLRSDLGDFDIVHAANLLCRLTDPLKLIKRLPSLVKPGGQLLLTTPCTWLEEFTPRGNWPQGSTREWLTSLLEPHFDLSKTCDMPFLIREHARKYQWSVALGMRWRRKVEAV; translated from the coding sequence ATGAACATCTACGAAACCCGGCGTCTGCTCGACGAATACCTGCTGTTTCATTACGGCCAGCCTGCGGAAGTGCTGCCGTGGGAAAACGGGCCGCGTGAGGCGCTGGGGTTTCCGGTGCGCACGGTGATGGAGCTGATCGATCTGCCGCGCACACCGTGTGAGGCGGTGGCGCTGGATCTCGGCTGCGCGGTGGGGCGGTCGAGCTTTGAGCTGGCGAATTTTGGCGTGAGCGTGCTCGGCATGGATTACTCGCAGAGTTTTGTTGATGCGGCGGCGGTGATGGCGCGTGATGGCAGCATGAATTACGAGCGTGTGGATGAAGGCAGCGCGAGGACAGCACTGGTGGCGCGTGTGCCGGAGAATCTGCGGCGGGATCGTGTGCGTTTCGAGCAAGGTGACGCGATGAACCTGCGCAGCGATCTTGGCGACTTTGACATCGTGCATGCGGCGAATTTGCTGTGCCGTTTGACTGATCCGTTGAAGCTGATCAAGCGTCTGCCGAGCCTCGTGAAGCCGGGCGGGCAGCTTTTGCTGACGACGCCATGTACCTGGCTGGAAGAATTCACGCCGCGTGGCAACTGGCCGCAGGGCTCGACGCGGGAATGGCTCACGTCACTGCTGGAGCCGCATTTTGATCTCTCGAAGACCTGCGACATGCCGTTCCTGATCCGCGAGCATGCGCGGAAGTATCAGTGGAGCGTGGCGCTGGGCATGCGGTGGCGACGGAAAGTCGAGGCGGTGTGA
- a CDS encoding sugar phosphate isomerase/epimerase family protein, with protein MKLGFVTAILPELSFDNVLNFARHEGFSTVEVMCWPLGKAERKYAGVTHIDVTSLSKTKAQNILGQCQDQGVSISALGYYPNMLDPDAETSRVAVAHFKKVIAAAPKLSLKNVNGFVGRDWTQTVDENWPRFLKIWKPIIQHAEDHGVMIGIENCPMSFTRDEWPGGKNLLTTPQIWRRAFNDIDSPNFGLNYDPSHFILQGMDPLSPLAEFKSKLFHLHAKDVKINHAALNEVGRFDFPLKWHQPRIPGYGDINWPQFMAELMRIGYDGPLCIEVEDDTFGKTLEGRMKALKVARNVLAPFFG; from the coding sequence ATGAAACTCGGCTTCGTCACCGCCATCCTCCCCGAACTTTCGTTCGACAACGTCCTCAACTTCGCCCGCCACGAAGGCTTCTCCACCGTCGAGGTCATGTGCTGGCCCCTCGGCAAGGCCGAGCGCAAATACGCCGGTGTCACGCACATCGACGTCACCTCACTGTCGAAAACCAAGGCTCAGAACATCCTCGGCCAGTGCCAGGATCAAGGTGTCAGCATCAGCGCCCTCGGCTACTACCCGAACATGCTCGATCCCGACGCCGAAACCTCCCGCGTCGCCGTCGCCCACTTCAAAAAAGTCATCGCCGCCGCTCCCAAGCTCAGCCTCAAAAACGTCAACGGCTTCGTCGGTCGCGACTGGACCCAGACCGTCGATGAAAACTGGCCGCGCTTCCTCAAAATCTGGAAACCCATCATCCAGCACGCCGAAGACCACGGCGTGATGATCGGCATCGAAAACTGCCCCATGTCCTTCACCCGCGACGAATGGCCCGGAGGCAAAAACCTCCTCACCACGCCACAAATCTGGCGCCGAGCCTTCAACGACATCGATTCACCCAACTTCGGCCTCAACTACGACCCCAGCCACTTCATCCTCCAAGGCATGGACCCGCTCAGCCCGCTCGCCGAGTTCAAATCCAAGCTCTTCCACCTCCACGCCAAGGATGTGAAGATCAACCACGCCGCCCTCAACGAAGTCGGCCGCTTCGACTTCCCCCTCAAGTGGCACCAGCCCAGAATCCCCGGCTACGGCGACATCAACTGGCCCCAGTTCATGGCCGAACTCATGCGCATCGGCTACGACGGCCCCCTCTGCATCGAAGTCGAAGACGACACCTTCGGCAAAACCCTCGAAGGCCGCATGAAAGCTCTCAAAGTCGCAAGAAACGTGCTTGCTCCGTTCTTTGGTTAA
- a CDS encoding FG-GAP and VCBS repeat-containing protein produces MKITFLLASLVAAAAVQAQTPNFKAQEIDNAVGIGYGLAVADVNGDRQTDILLADSNMIVWYENPTWKKHVIAEKLTEKDHVCIAARDIDGDGKCEIAVGAEWNPGDTTGSGAVFYLIPPADRTQKWEPVKLAHEPVTHRMKWVRNRAGRYDLVVVPLHGRGNDKNAEGAGVRVLAYHMPEDPRKEWNTTLVQGTMHKTHNLDIIPAPGTEAESLLLCGREGVVRLDQTDNGWKEQWIAKHPKDSTELQGAGEVRYGAFAGGQPYVTTIEPMHGDKLVIYTPPADGPKNGTWQRHVLSDQLVDGHAIATHDLLGLNNRQIVVGWRAQQKIGKVAVKLFWTTKEDGNGWQEAFIDDGGMACEDAVCADLDGDRDLEIISAGRRSKNVKIYWNQQNQ; encoded by the coding sequence ATGAAAATCACGTTCCTCCTTGCCTCCCTCGTCGCCGCAGCCGCTGTGCAGGCGCAGACACCCAATTTTAAAGCACAGGAGATCGATAACGCGGTCGGCATCGGCTACGGGCTGGCCGTGGCGGATGTGAATGGCGACCGGCAGACGGACATCTTGCTGGCAGACAGCAATATGATCGTCTGGTATGAAAATCCGACGTGGAAGAAGCATGTCATCGCCGAAAAGCTCACAGAAAAGGATCATGTGTGCATTGCGGCGCGTGACATTGATGGCGACGGGAAATGCGAGATCGCCGTGGGCGCGGAGTGGAATCCGGGCGACACGACGGGCAGCGGCGCGGTGTTTTATTTGATCCCGCCAGCAGACCGCACACAGAAGTGGGAGCCGGTGAAACTGGCGCATGAGCCGGTGACGCATCGCATGAAATGGGTGCGCAACAGGGCAGGGCGCTATGATCTCGTGGTGGTGCCGTTGCATGGCCGTGGCAATGACAAGAACGCCGAGGGTGCCGGTGTGCGCGTGCTGGCCTACCACATGCCGGAAGATCCGCGCAAGGAGTGGAACACGACGCTGGTGCAGGGCACGATGCACAAGACACACAATCTCGACATCATCCCGGCGCCGGGCACCGAGGCAGAGAGTCTGCTGCTCTGTGGCCGGGAGGGCGTGGTGCGGCTGGATCAAACCGACAACGGCTGGAAGGAGCAGTGGATCGCAAAGCACCCGAAGGATTCAACGGAGCTGCAAGGCGCGGGCGAGGTGCGTTACGGGGCCTTCGCGGGCGGTCAGCCGTATGTGACGACGATTGAGCCGATGCATGGTGACAAACTCGTGATCTACACACCACCTGCTGACGGTCCGAAAAACGGCACTTGGCAGCGTCATGTGCTCAGTGATCAGCTCGTCGATGGCCACGCCATCGCCACGCATGATTTGCTCGGCTTGAACAACCGCCAGATCGTCGTCGGCTGGCGGGCGCAGCAGAAGATCGGCAAGGTGGCGGTGAAACTGTTCTGGACGACGAAAGAGGACGGCAACGGCTGGCAGGAGGCTTTCATCGATGACGGAGGCATGGCCTGTGAAGACGCGGTGTGTGCTGATTTGGATGGAGATCGCGACTTGGAGATCATTAGCGCCGGCCGTCGTAGCAAGAATGTTAAGATTTATTGGAATCAGCAAAACCAGTGA
- a CDS encoding TSUP family transporter — protein sequence MSWEVITLLFLAGLSAGFIDAIAGGGGLISVPALLWAGLPPQMALGTNKMQSTWGTLMAVRKYAKAGLVSWPQVRLTVLVTFVFACLGTWTVTQVSNEVLKKIVPWMLLGIAVYVLLSPGLGRTAAKARLSLVAFACLAGSVLGFYDGFFGPGTGTFWTMACISLLGLELTRATAFTKVVNLTSNMASLLVFVISDRVHYPIAFAMIAGQLIGGRLGASMAIRHGSPFIRVIFITVVFAMVIKLLWDQFGTWG from the coding sequence ATGAGCTGGGAGGTCATCACACTCTTGTTCCTTGCCGGACTCAGCGCCGGGTTCATCGACGCCATCGCGGGTGGTGGCGGTTTGATCTCGGTGCCGGCTTTGTTATGGGCCGGATTGCCGCCGCAGATGGCATTGGGCACGAACAAGATGCAGTCCACCTGGGGCACGCTGATGGCGGTAAGGAAGTATGCGAAGGCCGGATTGGTTTCGTGGCCTCAGGTGCGGCTCACGGTGCTTGTCACGTTTGTGTTCGCCTGCCTCGGCACCTGGACGGTCACGCAGGTGAGCAACGAGGTGCTCAAAAAGATCGTGCCGTGGATGTTGCTCGGCATCGCGGTGTATGTGTTGCTCAGTCCTGGCCTCGGGAGGACCGCCGCAAAAGCGAGATTGAGCTTGGTGGCCTTCGCTTGTCTCGCAGGAAGCGTGCTGGGCTTTTACGATGGCTTCTTTGGTCCCGGCACCGGCACGTTTTGGACGATGGCCTGCATCTCACTGCTCGGCCTGGAACTCACACGAGCCACCGCGTTCACGAAGGTGGTCAATCTCACGAGCAACATGGCCTCGCTGCTTGTGTTTGTGATTTCAGACCGCGTGCATTACCCCATCGCCTTCGCCATGATCGCCGGACAGCTTATCGGCGGGCGTCTCGGAGCTTCGATGGCGATCCGGCATGGCTCACCGTTCATTCGTGTCATTTTCATCACCGTCGTCTTCGCCATGGTGATCAAACTGCTGTGGGATCAATTTGGAACATGGGGATGA
- a CDS encoding M1 family metallopeptidase: MKRFLFLLSPILLTAAESGAPVGKFQQLDPSIPTPSAQRNASGAPGTGYWQNRADYDINVELDDVKRTITAEATVTYHNASPDALEYLWVQLDQNYLSHNADSRAAPNTKRGIDPSKITYSALDRLLTYETYDGEMKISKLTDAQGAALPHSIVKTMLRLDLPQSLAAGADFVFKIAWSYPINDCKHINARTGYEFFKEDGNCIYTIAQWFPRMAAYTDYAGWINKQFLGTGEFTLEFGDYTVRLTVPDDHLVAATGALQNAEGVLTETQRERLKQAQGETKKPMFIVTPEEAKAAEKSKPKGKKTWVFKADNVRDFAFASSRKFAWDAMAVEGASVNGKPVMAMSLYPKEGMPLWDKYSTHAIAHTIQVYSRYTFAYPYPVAWSVNGPVGGMEYPMICFNGPRPEKDGTYPEKTKYALIGVVIHEVGHNYFPMIVNSDERQWTWMDEGLNSFVEYLTEEEWENDWKHRRNERGMVDYMRTTDRVPVMTNSESIADLGPNAYGQPTVALNILREHILGREAFDHAFKTYAKRWMFKRPTPSDFFRTLEDASGVDLDWFWRGWFYSVDHVDVAVDEVKWLQLDTRDPAIEKKKKKQEEDELPKTTTRERNYPLSKRVDRYPELKDFYDSFDKTTVLPSEKKKFETLIKDLNEEEIDPKLLQTKHNFYAIKLRNVGGIVTPVILKVEYTDGSTEEIKLPAEIWRFNTDKSSKLLFTKKELKSVTFDPRQELVDTDVENNFWPRRPVKSKFQLFKEDKAPNPMRELTKPEKKDDEKKVEPKK; the protein is encoded by the coding sequence ATGAAGCGCTTTTTGTTCCTGCTTTCCCCTATCCTGCTCACCGCCGCCGAATCGGGTGCTCCCGTCGGCAAGTTTCAGCAGCTTGATCCCTCGATTCCAACGCCTTCGGCGCAGCGGAACGCTTCGGGAGCGCCGGGGACGGGATATTGGCAGAACAGGGCAGACTATGACATCAACGTGGAGCTGGATGATGTGAAGCGCACGATCACCGCCGAGGCGACGGTGACGTATCATAACGCGTCGCCGGACGCGCTGGAGTATCTGTGGGTGCAGCTTGATCAAAATTATCTATCTCATAACGCGGACTCGCGGGCCGCGCCGAACACGAAGCGTGGGATTGATCCATCAAAGATCACCTACTCGGCGCTCGACCGCCTGCTGACTTATGAGACCTACGATGGCGAGATGAAAATCAGCAAACTCACCGATGCGCAGGGCGCGGCGTTGCCGCATTCGATTGTGAAAACGATGCTGCGGCTTGATCTGCCTCAGTCACTGGCGGCAGGGGCGGATTTTGTGTTCAAGATCGCGTGGAGTTATCCGATCAATGACTGCAAGCACATCAACGCGCGCACGGGCTACGAGTTCTTCAAAGAGGACGGCAACTGCATCTACACCATCGCGCAGTGGTTCCCGCGCATGGCGGCCTACACGGACTACGCGGGCTGGATCAACAAGCAGTTCCTGGGCACGGGCGAGTTCACGCTCGAATTTGGCGACTACACCGTGCGCCTCACCGTGCCGGACGATCATCTCGTGGCGGCGACGGGCGCTTTGCAGAATGCGGAAGGTGTTTTGACTGAAACACAGCGTGAGCGGCTCAAGCAGGCGCAGGGTGAGACGAAGAAGCCAATGTTCATCGTCACGCCGGAGGAAGCGAAGGCGGCTGAGAAAAGCAAGCCTAAGGGCAAGAAGACCTGGGTGTTCAAGGCGGACAACGTGCGTGACTTTGCCTTCGCCTCGTCGCGCAAATTCGCGTGGGATGCGATGGCCGTAGAAGGCGCGAGTGTGAATGGCAAGCCGGTGATGGCGATGTCGCTTTACCCGAAGGAAGGCATGCCGCTGTGGGACAAGTATTCGACGCATGCCATCGCACACACGATCCAGGTCTATTCGCGCTACACCTTCGCGTATCCGTATCCCGTCGCGTGGTCGGTGAATGGACCCGTGGGCGGCATGGAATACCCGATGATCTGCTTCAATGGGCCACGACCTGAGAAAGACGGCACCTATCCGGAGAAAACGAAGTATGCGCTCATCGGTGTCGTGATTCATGAGGTGGGGCACAATTACTTCCCGATGATCGTGAACAGCGACGAGCGGCAGTGGACGTGGATGGACGAGGGGCTGAATTCGTTCGTGGAATACCTCACGGAGGAGGAATGGGAGAACGACTGGAAGCATCGCCGCAATGAGCGTGGCATGGTCGATTACATGCGCACGACGGACCGTGTGCCAGTGATGACGAACTCGGAGTCCATCGCCGATCTCGGCCCGAACGCCTACGGCCAGCCCACCGTGGCCCTGAACATCCTGCGCGAGCACATTCTGGGCCGCGAGGCCTTCGATCACGCGTTCAAAACCTATGCGAAGCGCTGGATGTTCAAGCGGCCCACGCCGAGCGATTTCTTCCGCACGCTGGAGGATGCCAGCGGTGTCGATCTCGACTGGTTCTGGCGCGGCTGGTTTTACAGCGTCGATCACGTCGATGTGGCCGTCGATGAAGTGAAGTGGCTGCAGCTCGACACACGCGATCCCGCCATCGAGAAGAAGAAAAAGAAGCAGGAGGAGGACGAACTGCCGAAAACCACCACGCGCGAACGCAACTACCCGCTCTCGAAGCGCGTGGATCGTTATCCCGAGCTGAAGGACTTCTACGACAGCTTCGACAAGACCACCGTGCTGCCGAGCGAGAAGAAGAAGTTCGAGACGCTCATCAAAGATCTCAACGAGGAGGAGATCGATCCGAAGCTGCTGCAAACGAAGCATAACTTTTACGCCATCAAGCTGCGTAACGTTGGCGGGATCGTCACACCGGTGATTCTGAAGGTCGAATACACCGACGGCAGCACCGAGGAAATCAAGCTGCCCGCCGAAATCTGGCGCTTTAACACGGACAAGTCCTCCAAGCTGCTCTTCACGAAGAAGGAGCTGAAATCCGTCACCTTCGACCCGCGCCAGGAACTCGTGGACACCGATGTGGAAAACAACTTCTGGCCCCGCCGCCCCGTGAAAAGCAAATTCCAGCTCTTCAAGGAGGACAAGGCCCCGAATCCGATGCGTGAGCTGACAAAGCCGGAGAAGAAAGACGACGAGAAGAAGGTCGAGCCGAAGAAGTAA
- the sugE gene encoding quaternary ammonium compound efflux SMR transporter SugE, translated as MPWFHLIIAGLLEVAWAIGLKQTDGWTRLWPSVITALLMIASFFFLSLALRSLPLGTSYAIWTGIGAVGTALIGIFVFDEPRTAARIVCIVLIVAGIVGLKLASTPQA; from the coding sequence ATGCCCTGGTTCCACCTCATCATCGCCGGACTCCTCGAAGTCGCCTGGGCCATCGGTTTGAAGCAGACGGATGGCTGGACGCGCCTTTGGCCGAGTGTGATCACCGCGCTGCTCATGATCGCCAGCTTCTTCTTTCTCTCGCTCGCGCTGCGTTCGCTGCCCCTCGGCACGTCCTACGCCATCTGGACCGGCATCGGAGCCGTCGGCACCGCCTTGATCGGCATCTTCGTCTTTGACGAGCCCCGCACCGCCGCCCGCATCGTTTGTATCGTCCTGATCGTCGCCGGAATCGTAGGTTTGAAGCTCGCCAGCACCCCGCAGGCATGA
- a CDS encoding ATP-dependent Clp protease proteolytic subunit, whose translation MTSDFPTSIAPHASYMVPTVIESEGRGERAYDIYSRLLKDRIIFLGGEINDTMASIIIAQLLFLQMQDPKKDINIYVNSPGGSVTAGLAIYDTMQFLTCDVCTYSIGLVASMGAVLLAAGTKGKRYALPNSDIMIHQVSGGARGTASDVERTVEYMFNLKKRLNRILAFHTGKSVEQIERDADRDNYMSAAQAAEYGLVDKVLTSSRDIAALAAGEAK comes from the coding sequence ATGACATCCGATTTCCCCACCTCCATCGCCCCGCACGCCAGCTACATGGTCCCCACCGTCATCGAGTCCGAAGGACGCGGAGAGCGTGCGTATGACATCTACTCCCGCCTGCTCAAGGACCGCATCATCTTCCTCGGTGGCGAGATCAATGACACGATGGCCTCCATCATCATCGCCCAGCTTCTCTTCCTCCAGATGCAGGATCCGAAGAAGGACATCAACATCTACGTCAACAGCCCCGGCGGCAGCGTCACCGCCGGTCTCGCCATCTACGACACCATGCAGTTCCTCACCTGCGATGTCTGCACCTACAGCATCGGCCTCGTCGCCTCCATGGGAGCCGTTTTGCTCGCCGCAGGCACCAAAGGCAAGCGCTACGCCCTGCCCAACAGCGACATCATGATCCATCAGGTCTCCGGTGGCGCCCGCGGCACCGCCAGCGATGTCGAGCGCACCGTCGAATACATGTTCAACCTCAAGAAGCGCCTCAACCGCATCCTCGCTTTCCACACCGGAAAATCCGTCGAGCAGATCGAGCGCGACGCCGACCGCGACAACTACATGTCCGCCGCCCAGGCCGCCGAATACGGCCTCGTGGACAAAGTCCTCACCAGCAGCCGCGACATCGCCGCCCTGGCCGCCGGCGAAGCGAAGTGA
- a CDS encoding sugar phosphate isomerase/epimerase family protein, whose product MNPPTDSLSRRDALKATIASVGLSTLAFEPAKAVQPAVPDARRGSTKKYDMLKSINLWAFPYPERMTLRECLQLARDAGFDGIELNYDLDNDLSPKHGTADYVKIRKMADEIGIQISGLCSFLFWPYPLTSNDPAKRAQGMELAGKIAQCAHDLGVENVLVVPGAVHIPWRTDHEPVANDVCDQRAREAVGQLEKQAAKLKVCLNIENIFFNGYLMTPMEMNAFVDGVGSEHVRVHFDTGNISMFQFPEHWAKVLGNRTKNVHLKEFTKKGTDFSLETFRPLLDGTTNWPAVTDALAETGYKGFLTFEYFHPYAHYPEALIWQTSDSLDRILGRKS is encoded by the coding sequence ATGAATCCGCCCACCGACTCCCTTTCCCGTCGTGATGCTCTCAAGGCCACCATCGCCTCGGTCGGTCTTTCCACGCTCGCCTTTGAGCCTGCAAAGGCTGTTCAACCCGCAGTCCCGGATGCAAGGCGTGGATCGACGAAGAAATACGACATGCTCAAGTCGATCAACCTCTGGGCCTTTCCGTATCCCGAGCGCATGACGCTGCGCGAGTGCCTGCAACTCGCGAGAGACGCCGGATTCGACGGCATCGAGCTGAACTACGACCTCGACAACGATCTCTCACCGAAACACGGCACGGCGGATTATGTCAAAATACGCAAGATGGCCGATGAGATCGGCATCCAGATCAGCGGACTCTGCTCCTTCCTCTTCTGGCCGTATCCGCTGACGAGCAACGATCCCGCCAAGCGTGCGCAGGGCATGGAGCTGGCTGGAAAGATCGCGCAATGCGCGCATGACCTCGGTGTGGAGAACGTGCTAGTTGTGCCGGGTGCCGTTCACATCCCGTGGCGCACGGATCACGAGCCGGTGGCGAATGATGTGTGCGACCAGCGTGCCCGCGAGGCTGTGGGCCAGCTCGAAAAGCAGGCCGCGAAACTGAAGGTCTGCCTCAACATCGAAAACATCTTCTTCAACGGTTATCTCATGACGCCAATGGAGATGAATGCCTTTGTGGATGGTGTCGGCAGCGAGCATGTGCGCGTGCATTTTGACACGGGGAACATCAGCATGTTCCAGTTCCCCGAGCATTGGGCCAAGGTGCTCGGCAACCGCACGAAGAACGTCCACCTGAAGGAGTTCACCAAAAAAGGGACCGATTTCAGTCTCGAAACCTTCCGCCCGTTGCTCGACGGCACCACGAACTGGCCCGCCGTCACCGACGCGCTCGCAGAGACAGGCTACAAGGGCTTCCTGACCTTCGAATACTTCCATCCGTATGCCCATTACCCCGAGGCGCTCATCTGGCAGACCTCCGACTCACTGGATCGCATCCTCGGCCGCAAATCATGA
- a CDS encoding DUF6702 family protein has translation MADRKTALCMLRTKSPRSWAVLLFAFVTSLHAHSLHQSTAEAEYNPTTKRLEVSLTVFVNDLELALIRQSEREMRLDKTPVAEIDAQIQAYLAKTFVVTDAVGKVAKIEWVGRELDAESAKSGDPAVTVFFEIALPGGLKGASLRNEIFDGLFEDQLNLLLIQNGAEKMQMRFRRGDGAKIMRD, from the coding sequence ATGGCAGACCGAAAAACAGCCCTTTGCATGCTGCGGACTAAAAGTCCGCGCTCCTGGGCCGTCTTGCTGTTCGCATTCGTCACCAGTCTTCACGCGCACTCGCTCCATCAATCCACTGCCGAGGCGGAATACAATCCGACGACGAAAAGGCTCGAAGTCAGCCTCACCGTCTTCGTCAACGACCTCGAACTCGCCCTCATCCGCCAGAGCGAGCGCGAGATGCGCCTCGACAAAACGCCCGTCGCCGAAATCGACGCTCAAATCCAGGCCTACCTCGCCAAAACCTTCGTGGTGACGGATGCAGTAGGTAAAGTGGCCAAGATCGAGTGGGTGGGGCGTGAGTTGGATGCCGAGAGTGCGAAGAGCGGTGATCCGGCGGTGACGGTGTTTTTCGAAATCGCGCTTCCGGGAGGTTTGAAAGGCGCTTCGCTACGAAATGAAATTTTCGACGGGCTTTTTGAGGATCAGTTGAATTTGCTGCTAATACAAAACGGGGCAGAAAAAATGCAGATGCGTTTCAGACGCGGCGATGGGGCGAAGATTATGCGCGATTAA
- a CDS encoding protein kinase has product MNDPSNPLPPPKTTGGGWRWEPPAPEELQLMLPQYEVQMLIGRGGMGAVYKGVQLSLERPVAIKLLPPAIEQQDVAFAERFKNEAKLMGRMNHPAIVSVYDFGRTTDGQLYFVMEFVDGTDVQRMIAREGRLPPEHALAVTAHLCDALGYAHKQGIVHRDIKPSNVLIDMEGRVKVADFGLAKLTNNALNSGLTQTGMAMGTPDYVAPETLTLGSEVDGRADIYAVGVMLYQMLTGDIPRGMFKMPSQKFQSIDPRFDAIIRRALEHDREERYQSSHELRMALDVILTTPRAEPGQQSSAALPKQQMPAQAPGRTVVPSSRNPASAPQRRPAPEFEPPLPVSSPQQSSTMPYVIAAVAMLGFGGWFILQKNQPQGQEVAPVTADTVAAGNNPFESSASTTSSAPSTPTTPERLPPPSMSPPAATSSTSTTTRPSSSSSVSTPAPKPSMTTPKTATPAVPASSGISDRLAVLESQFQTAFERDVNTVFTDQLATLGTGYVAALDRAMQDASKAGRLDEAIALREEKQRFTTHKLMPSIDPSGLHSSVVKLRTTYRSAEKNYSVQKDALSLPLYDRYIEVLSVLEKELLAQGKNADASRVRIKRDDVTARRKQRAAKVS; this is encoded by the coding sequence ATGAATGATCCATCGAACCCTCTGCCGCCACCGAAAACCACCGGTGGTGGCTGGCGCTGGGAACCGCCTGCGCCGGAGGAGTTGCAGCTCATGCTGCCTCAGTATGAGGTGCAGATGCTGATCGGCCGCGGCGGCATGGGTGCGGTGTACAAAGGCGTGCAGCTCAGTCTGGAGCGTCCGGTGGCGATCAAGCTGCTCCCACCGGCCATCGAGCAGCAGGACGTTGCTTTTGCCGAGCGCTTTAAAAACGAGGCGAAGCTCATGGGGAGGATGAATCACCCTGCCATCGTCAGTGTGTATGATTTCGGCCGCACCACCGACGGCCAGCTCTACTTCGTCATGGAGTTCGTCGATGGCACCGACGTGCAGCGCATGATCGCCCGCGAGGGGCGCCTGCCGCCGGAGCATGCGCTGGCCGTCACCGCCCATCTGTGCGACGCGCTCGGCTACGCGCACAAGCAGGGCATCGTGCATCGCGACATCAAGCCGTCCAATGTGCTCATCGACATGGAGGGTCGCGTCAAAGTCGCCGACTTCGGCCTGGCCAAGCTCACCAACAACGCGCTGAACTCCGGCCTCACGCAAACCGGCATGGCGATGGGCACGCCGGATTATGTGGCTCCCGAAACGCTCACGCTCGGTAGTGAAGTGGACGGACGTGCGGACATCTATGCCGTCGGGGTCATGCTGTATCAGATGCTCACCGGCGACATTCCGCGCGGCATGTTCAAAATGCCGTCGCAGAAGTTTCAGAGCATTGATCCACGCTTCGACGCCATCATCCGCCGCGCCTTGGAGCACGATCGTGAGGAGCGTTATCAAAGCAGTCACGAACTGCGCATGGCGCTGGATGTGATCCTGACCACGCCGCGTGCGGAACCTGGCCAGCAATCCAGCGCCGCGTTGCCCAAGCAGCAGATGCCGGCTCAGGCGCCCGGCCGCACGGTGGTGCCCTCGTCCCGCAATCCGGCTTCAGCGCCGCAACGTCGGCCTGCGCCGGAATTTGAGCCCCCGCTGCCAGTGTCATCACCGCAGCAGTCTTCGACCATGCCTTATGTCATCGCCGCAGTGGCGATGCTGGGTTTTGGCGGCTGGTTCATTCTGCAAAAAAACCAGCCGCAGGGGCAGGAGGTTGCTCCCGTCACGGCGGACACGGTCGCGGCGGGTAACAACCCTTTTGAGTCATCAGCCTCCACGACGAGTTCTGCTCCTTCCACCCCCACAACTCCCGAGCGTTTGCCGCCGCCCTCCATGTCACCACCAGCGGCGACTTCCAGCACCTCCACGACCACGCGTCCATCTTCCTCCAGCAGTGTCAGCACTCCGGCGCCCAAACCGTCAATGACGACGCCCAAAACGGCCACGCCAGCGGTTCCAGCCTCCAGTGGCATCTCCGACCGCCTCGCCGTGCTGGAGTCACAGTTTCAAACCGCCTTCGAGCGCGATGTGAACACGGTCTTTACCGATCAACTCGCCACGCTGGGCACAGGTTACGTGGCGGCGCTCGACCGTGCCATGCAGGATGCGAGCAAGGCTGGCAGGCTCGATGAGGCCATCGCCCTGCGTGAGGAGAAGCAGCGTTTCACCACGCACAAGTTAATGCCGTCCATCGACCCCTCCGGCCTGCACAGCTCGGTGGTAAAGCTCCGTACCACCTATCGCAGCGCGGAGAAAAACTACTCGGTTCAAAAAGACGCCTTGTCCCTGCCGCTCTACGACCGCTACATCGAGGTGCTCTCCGTTTTGGAAAAGGAACTCCTCGCCCAGGGCAAGAACGCCGATGCCTCCCGCGTCCGCATCAAGCGGGACGACGTCACCGCCCGCCGCAAGCAGCGCGCGGCCAAGGTCTCCTGA